Proteins from one Meriones unguiculatus strain TT.TT164.6M chromosome 10, Bangor_MerUng_6.1, whole genome shotgun sequence genomic window:
- the Trmt10a gene encoding tRNA methyltransferase 10 homolog A isoform X2, with the protein MSSEMLPASVEPSEVEGKTGMSESEAETQKPGIDAGTETISKRQMKKLMKQKQWEEQREQRKEKRKEKRKRKKLEWQCQLESNSDGNDRKRIRRHVVHSNLRLIIDCSFDDLMVLKDIKKLHKQIQRCYAENRRASHPVQFYLTSHGGQLKKNMNENDKGWVNWKDIHIKSEHYSEVIKKEDLVYLTSDSPNVLKDLDESKAYVIGGLVDHNHHKGLTFKQASSYGIEHAQLPLGDFVKMNSRKVLAVNHVFEIILEFLETRDWQEAFFTILPPRKGAVPAHKACESSPWDQQSLQEGWDSGSEGEPCGNDPDSPQKEQDQQSSLASAASPAPQ; encoded by the exons ATGTCATCTGAAATGCTGCCAGCATCTGTTGAGCCTTCTGAAGTGGAAGGAAAGACGGGCATGAGTGAATCTGAAGCGGAGACACAGAAGCCAGGAATCGACGCAGGGACAGAGACAATATCTAAACGACAGATGAAGAAGCTGATGAAACAGAAACAATGGGAAGAACAGCGAGAACAGCGCAA ggaaaaacgaaaagaaaaacgcaagagaaagaaattagaatggCAATGTCAACTGGAGTCCAACTCAGATGGAAATGACAGAAAACGCATTCGAAGACACGTCGTTCATAGCAACCTCCGCCTTATCATCGACTGTAGCTTTGATGACTTGATGGTGTTAAAG GATATTAAGAAGCTTCATAAACAGATTCAACGATGTTATGCAGAAAATCGGCGGGCATCACATCCCGTGCAG TTTTACTTGACAAGCCATGGAGGTCAACTGAAAAAGAACATGAATGAAAATGACAAAGGATGGGTCAACTGGAAG gaTATCCACATCAAGTCAGAGCACTATAGTGAAGTCATAAAAAAAGAGGACCTGGTTTACCTGACATCAGACTCACCTAATGTACTGAAGGACTTAGATGAGTCCAAGGCTTATGTGATTGGAGGGTTAGTGGACCACAACCATCACAAG GGACTGACTTTTAAACAGGCATCCAGTTACGGAATTGAGCATGCACAGCTCCCTCTTGGAGATTTTGTGAAGATGAACAGTCGAAAAGTCCTGGCAGTTAACCATG TGTTTGAAATTATCCTGGAGTTCTTGGAGACAAGAGACTGGCAGGAAGCATTTTTTACAATCTTACCCCCACGGAAAGGAGCCGTTCCTGCACACAAGGCCTGTGAAAGCTCCCCTTGGGACCAGCAATCTCTCCAAGAAGGATGGGACAGTGGCAGTGAGGGAGAGCCTTGCGGGAATGACCCAGACTCGCCACAGAAAGAGCAAGACCAGCAAAGCAGCCTGGCATCTGCAGCGAGCCCTGCCCCACAGTAA
- the Trmt10a gene encoding tRNA methyltransferase 10 homolog A isoform X4 — protein sequence MSSEMLPASVEPSEVEGKTGMSESEAETQKPGIDAGTETISKRQMKKLMKQKQWEEQREQRKEKRKEKRKRKKLEWQCQLESNSDGNDRKRIRRHVVHSNLRLIIDCSFDDLMVLKDIKKLHKQIQRCYAENRRASHPVQFYLTSHGGQLKKNMNENDKGWVNWKGLTFKQASSYGIEHAQLPLGDFVKMNSRKVLAVNHVFEIILEFLETRDWQEAFFTILPPRKGAVPAHKACESSPWDQQSLQEGWDSGSEGEPCGNDPDSPQKEQDQQSSLASAASPAPQ from the exons ATGTCATCTGAAATGCTGCCAGCATCTGTTGAGCCTTCTGAAGTGGAAGGAAAGACGGGCATGAGTGAATCTGAAGCGGAGACACAGAAGCCAGGAATCGACGCAGGGACAGAGACAATATCTAAACGACAGATGAAGAAGCTGATGAAACAGAAACAATGGGAAGAACAGCGAGAACAGCGCAA ggaaaaacgaaaagaaaaacgcaagagaaagaaattagaatggCAATGTCAACTGGAGTCCAACTCAGATGGAAATGACAGAAAACGCATTCGAAGACACGTCGTTCATAGCAACCTCCGCCTTATCATCGACTGTAGCTTTGATGACTTGATGGTGTTAAAG GATATTAAGAAGCTTCATAAACAGATTCAACGATGTTATGCAGAAAATCGGCGGGCATCACATCCCGTGCAG TTTTACTTGACAAGCCATGGAGGTCAACTGAAAAAGAACATGAATGAAAATGACAAAGGATGGGTCAACTGGAAG GGACTGACTTTTAAACAGGCATCCAGTTACGGAATTGAGCATGCACAGCTCCCTCTTGGAGATTTTGTGAAGATGAACAGTCGAAAAGTCCTGGCAGTTAACCATG TGTTTGAAATTATCCTGGAGTTCTTGGAGACAAGAGACTGGCAGGAAGCATTTTTTACAATCTTACCCCCACGGAAAGGAGCCGTTCCTGCACACAAGGCCTGTGAAAGCTCCCCTTGGGACCAGCAATCTCTCCAAGAAGGATGGGACAGTGGCAGTGAGGGAGAGCCTTGCGGGAATGACCCAGACTCGCCACAGAAAGAGCAAGACCAGCAAAGCAGCCTGGCATCTGCAGCGAGCCCTGCCCCACAGTAA
- the Trmt10a gene encoding tRNA methyltransferase 10 homolog A isoform X1, with product MSSEMLPASVEPSEVEGKTGMSESEAETQKPGIDAGTETISKRQMKKLMKQKQWEEQREQRKEKRKEKRKRKKLEWQCQLESNSDGNDRKRIRRHVVHSNLRLIIDCSFDDLMVLKDIKKLHKQIQRCYAENRRASHPVQFYLTSHGGQLKKNMNENDKGWVNWKDIHIKSEHYSEVIKKEDLVYLTSDSPNVLKDLDESKAYVIGGLVDHNHHKGLTFKQASSYGIEHAQLPLGDFVKMNSRKVLAVNHALPVTGSLTALLLWVFEIILEFLETRDWQEAFFTILPPRKGAVPAHKACESSPWDQQSLQEGWDSGSEGEPCGNDPDSPQKEQDQQSSLASAASPAPQ from the exons ATGTCATCTGAAATGCTGCCAGCATCTGTTGAGCCTTCTGAAGTGGAAGGAAAGACGGGCATGAGTGAATCTGAAGCGGAGACACAGAAGCCAGGAATCGACGCAGGGACAGAGACAATATCTAAACGACAGATGAAGAAGCTGATGAAACAGAAACAATGGGAAGAACAGCGAGAACAGCGCAA ggaaaaacgaaaagaaaaacgcaagagaaagaaattagaatggCAATGTCAACTGGAGTCCAACTCAGATGGAAATGACAGAAAACGCATTCGAAGACACGTCGTTCATAGCAACCTCCGCCTTATCATCGACTGTAGCTTTGATGACTTGATGGTGTTAAAG GATATTAAGAAGCTTCATAAACAGATTCAACGATGTTATGCAGAAAATCGGCGGGCATCACATCCCGTGCAG TTTTACTTGACAAGCCATGGAGGTCAACTGAAAAAGAACATGAATGAAAATGACAAAGGATGGGTCAACTGGAAG gaTATCCACATCAAGTCAGAGCACTATAGTGAAGTCATAAAAAAAGAGGACCTGGTTTACCTGACATCAGACTCACCTAATGTACTGAAGGACTTAGATGAGTCCAAGGCTTATGTGATTGGAGGGTTAGTGGACCACAACCATCACAAG GGACTGACTTTTAAACAGGCATCCAGTTACGGAATTGAGCATGCACAGCTCCCTCTTGGAGATTTTGTGAAGATGAACAGTCGAAAAGTCCTGGCAGTTAACCATG CTCTTCCTGTGACTGGCTCTCTGACAGCATTGCTACTCTGGG TGTTTGAAATTATCCTGGAGTTCTTGGAGACAAGAGACTGGCAGGAAGCATTTTTTACAATCTTACCCCCACGGAAAGGAGCCGTTCCTGCACACAAGGCCTGTGAAAGCTCCCCTTGGGACCAGCAATCTCTCCAAGAAGGATGGGACAGTGGCAGTGAGGGAGAGCCTTGCGGGAATGACCCAGACTCGCCACAGAAAGAGCAAGACCAGCAAAGCAGCCTGGCATCTGCAGCGAGCCCTGCCCCACAGTAA
- the Trmt10a gene encoding tRNA methyltransferase 10 homolog A isoform X3 yields MSSEMLPASVEPSEVEGKTGMSESEAETQKPGIDAGTETISKRQMKKLMKQKQWEEQREQRKEKRKEKRKRKKLEWQCQLESNSDGNDRKRIRRHVVHSNLRLIIDCSFDDLMVLKDIKKLHKQIQRCYAENRRASHPVQFYLTSHGGQLKKNMNENDKGWVNWKGLTFKQASSYGIEHAQLPLGDFVKMNSRKVLAVNHALPVTGSLTALLLWVFEIILEFLETRDWQEAFFTILPPRKGAVPAHKACESSPWDQQSLQEGWDSGSEGEPCGNDPDSPQKEQDQQSSLASAASPAPQ; encoded by the exons ATGTCATCTGAAATGCTGCCAGCATCTGTTGAGCCTTCTGAAGTGGAAGGAAAGACGGGCATGAGTGAATCTGAAGCGGAGACACAGAAGCCAGGAATCGACGCAGGGACAGAGACAATATCTAAACGACAGATGAAGAAGCTGATGAAACAGAAACAATGGGAAGAACAGCGAGAACAGCGCAA ggaaaaacgaaaagaaaaacgcaagagaaagaaattagaatggCAATGTCAACTGGAGTCCAACTCAGATGGAAATGACAGAAAACGCATTCGAAGACACGTCGTTCATAGCAACCTCCGCCTTATCATCGACTGTAGCTTTGATGACTTGATGGTGTTAAAG GATATTAAGAAGCTTCATAAACAGATTCAACGATGTTATGCAGAAAATCGGCGGGCATCACATCCCGTGCAG TTTTACTTGACAAGCCATGGAGGTCAACTGAAAAAGAACATGAATGAAAATGACAAAGGATGGGTCAACTGGAAG GGACTGACTTTTAAACAGGCATCCAGTTACGGAATTGAGCATGCACAGCTCCCTCTTGGAGATTTTGTGAAGATGAACAGTCGAAAAGTCCTGGCAGTTAACCATG CTCTTCCTGTGACTGGCTCTCTGACAGCATTGCTACTCTGGG TGTTTGAAATTATCCTGGAGTTCTTGGAGACAAGAGACTGGCAGGAAGCATTTTTTACAATCTTACCCCCACGGAAAGGAGCCGTTCCTGCACACAAGGCCTGTGAAAGCTCCCCTTGGGACCAGCAATCTCTCCAAGAAGGATGGGACAGTGGCAGTGAGGGAGAGCCTTGCGGGAATGACCCAGACTCGCCACAGAAAGAGCAAGACCAGCAAAGCAGCCTGGCATCTGCAGCGAGCCCTGCCCCACAGTAA